Proteins from one Staphylococcus saprophyticus subsp. saprophyticus ATCC 15305 = NCTC 7292 genomic window:
- a CDS encoding aspartate kinase, with translation MNLERSVLKFGGSSVSDFTKIKNIAEMLSLRIAQGEQLIVVVSAMGKTTDELMANVSTLTTSPKDQELALLLTTGEQQTVSYLSMVLNDIGVRAKAMTGYQAGIKTVGHHLKSRIAEINPETFEQAFEENDVLVVAGFQGINDDLEVTTLGRGGSDTTAVALAASNHTPCEIYTDVDGVYATDPRLYKDAKRLDYVSYEEMMEMSALGAGVLETRSVELANNYNIPLYLGRTLSNVKGTWIMPQTEILEKKAVTGVALDTHMMHVTISYPLPDNKLLTKLFSQLEDGSVNVDMISQIVNLEGLQMSFTIKDTDVAQISSILETLKEDFSALDFRINEEYVKISLIGSGMRDMSGVASKAFITLIENDISFYQTTTSEISISCVIDAENGERAVQTLYQAFDI, from the coding sequence ATGAATTTGGAAAGAAGTGTTTTGAAATTTGGTGGTTCTTCAGTTAGTGATTTTACTAAAATTAAAAATATAGCTGAGATGTTAAGTTTGAGAATTGCACAAGGAGAACAACTTATTGTCGTAGTAAGTGCTATGGGTAAAACGACCGATGAGTTAATGGCAAATGTATCTACATTAACCACTAGTCCAAAGGATCAAGAATTAGCGCTATTACTCACAACTGGTGAACAACAAACCGTTTCATACTTATCGATGGTTTTGAATGACATTGGCGTTCGAGCTAAAGCTATGACAGGTTATCAAGCTGGTATCAAAACGGTTGGGCACCATTTGAAAAGTCGTATAGCTGAAATTAATCCTGAAACATTTGAACAAGCATTTGAAGAAAATGACGTGCTTGTTGTGGCTGGTTTCCAAGGTATTAATGATGATTTAGAAGTAACGACTTTAGGACGTGGAGGTTCTGATACGACTGCTGTTGCATTAGCTGCGAGTAATCATACGCCTTGTGAAATTTATACAGATGTGGATGGTGTTTATGCTACAGATCCTCGCCTATATAAAGATGCGAAGCGACTCGATTATGTATCGTATGAAGAAATGATGGAAATGAGTGCTTTAGGTGCAGGCGTATTAGAAACAAGAAGTGTTGAATTAGCAAATAATTATAACATTCCCCTATATTTAGGTAGAACTTTATCAAATGTGAAAGGAACATGGATTATGCCACAAACAGAAATTTTAGAAAAGAAAGCCGTCACAGGCGTTGCATTAGATACACATATGATGCATGTTACAATTAGTTACCCCTTACCAGATAATAAATTACTCACAAAATTATTCAGTCAATTAGAAGATGGTTCTGTAAATGTAGATATGATATCTCAAATTGTTAATTTAGAAGGCTTACAAATGTCTTTTACAATTAAAGATACGGATGTTGCACAAATTTCATCTATACTGGAAACTTTAAAAGAAGACTTTAGTGCCTTGGACTTCAGAATTAATGAAGAATACGTTAAAATTTCTTTAATAGGTTCAGGTATGAGAGATATGTCTGGTGTAGCTTCAAAAGCATTTATTACTTTAATTGAAAATGATATCTCATTTTATCAAACGACAACATCGGAAATTAGTATTTCATGTGTCATCGATGCTGAAAACGGTGAACGTGCTGTACAGACTTTATATCAAGCTTTTGATATCTGA
- a CDS encoding aspartate-semialdehyde dehydrogenase has translation MTRLAIAGATGLVGRKMLETVDRKGIVFDELVLFSSARSAGEQIEFQGKTYTVRELTDEAASEPFDYVLMSAGGSTSEHYSPIFEQAGAIVIDNSSQWRMTEGIDLIVPEVNEPKLDRKIIANPNCSTIQSVVPLKPLQEAFGLKRVAYTTYQAVSGSGVKGKQDLAEGANGKAPEAYPHSIYNNVLPHIDTFLEDGYTKEEQKMIDETRKILQDDHLKVTATCVRVPVQDSHSVHMSVTLEKEATVSAIQELFEKDDRVVLVDNPQNNEYPLAIHSTGRDEIFVGRIRRDDSLDNTFHVWCTSDNLLKGAALNAVQILEQVMSLKGVK, from the coding sequence ATGACTAGATTAGCTATTGCAGGTGCAACAGGATTAGTAGGAAGAAAAATGTTAGAAACAGTAGATAGAAAAGGCATTGTCTTTGATGAATTAGTATTATTCTCTTCAGCGCGATCAGCGGGAGAACAAATTGAATTTCAAGGTAAAACATACACAGTACGTGAATTGACTGATGAAGCAGCTAGTGAACCTTTTGATTATGTATTAATGAGTGCGGGTGGTAGTACAAGTGAACATTATTCTCCTATTTTCGAACAAGCAGGAGCTATCGTGATTGACAACTCTAGTCAATGGAGAATGACTGAAGGTATTGATTTAATAGTACCAGAAGTGAATGAACCTAAATTAGATAGAAAAATCATTGCCAATCCAAACTGTTCTACGATTCAATCTGTCGTGCCACTTAAACCATTACAAGAAGCATTTGGATTAAAACGTGTTGCATATACAACTTATCAAGCAGTATCTGGTTCAGGAGTGAAAGGTAAACAAGATTTAGCTGAAGGAGCAAATGGTAAAGCGCCAGAGGCATACCCTCACTCTATTTATAATAATGTGTTACCACATATAGATACTTTTCTCGAAGATGGGTATACAAAAGAAGAACAAAAAATGATTGATGAAACACGTAAAATTTTACAAGATGATCATTTAAAAGTAACAGCTACTTGCGTCCGTGTACCTGTACAAGACAGTCATAGTGTACACATGAGTGTAACATTAGAAAAAGAAGCAACAGTTTCAGCCATTCAAGAGTTATTTGAAAAAGATGATCGTGTTGTACTTGTAGATAATCCTCAAAACAATGAATATCCATTAGCAATTCATTCAACTGGTAGAGATGAAATCTTTGTTGGACGCATTCGTCGTGACGATAGCTTAGACAATACTTTCCATGTATGGTGTACTTCTGACAACTTATTAAAAGGTGCAGCATTAAATGCAGTACAAATACTTGAACAAGTTATGAGCTTGAAAGGAGTAAAATAA
- the dapA gene encoding 4-hydroxy-tetrahydrodipicolinate synthase, with protein sequence MGHIFEGVGVALATPFTHNEVDFDALRRHVKYLLDNNAKSIVVNGTTAENPTLTDEEKDQILEVVVNVVDGRVPVIAGTGTNNTQKSIQASVRAREIGADAIMLITPYYNKTNQRGLIAHFTTIADAVKLPVVLYNVPSRTNMTIDAETVETLSENEYIVALKDATNDFDYLEDLKQRLNLDEFALYSGNDDNIVDYFNQGGHGVISVVANVIPNAFQSLYDAKQNDENIQSQFQPIQTLLDALAVDVNPIPVKALTAVEGFGNYEVRLPLVTLEDSDRQKLEQAYEQFKVGGNS encoded by the coding sequence ATGGGACATATATTTGAAGGTGTAGGTGTTGCACTAGCAACGCCATTTACACACAATGAAGTTGACTTTGATGCATTGAGAAGACATGTGAAATATTTACTAGATAATAATGCAAAATCAATCGTAGTCAATGGAACTACAGCTGAGAATCCAACATTAACTGATGAAGAGAAGGATCAAATTTTAGAAGTCGTTGTCAATGTTGTGGATGGTCGTGTGCCTGTCATTGCAGGTACTGGTACGAATAATACTCAAAAGTCTATTCAAGCTTCTGTGCGTGCAAGAGAAATTGGTGCTGATGCGATTATGCTTATTACACCATACTATAACAAGACAAATCAAAGAGGTTTAATTGCCCACTTTACAACAATTGCAGATGCAGTGAAATTGCCGGTTGTATTATATAATGTACCGTCACGTACTAATATGACAATCGATGCAGAAACAGTGGAAACTTTAAGTGAAAATGAGTATATCGTTGCATTAAAAGATGCGACAAATGATTTTGATTACTTAGAAGACTTAAAACAACGCCTTAATTTAGATGAGTTTGCTTTATATAGTGGCAACGACGATAATATTGTTGATTATTTCAATCAAGGTGGTCACGGTGTTATCTCGGTGGTTGCCAATGTTATTCCAAATGCTTTCCAATCTTTATATGATGCAAAACAAAATGACGAAAACATACAGTCTCAATTCCAGCCTATTCAAACGTTATTAGATGCGTTAGCAGTAGATGTTAACCCTATTCCTGTAAAAGCATTAACAGCAGTTGAAGGATTTGGTAACTATGAAGTACGCTTACCACTTGTTACACTTGAAGACAGTGATCGCCAAAAATTAGAACAAGCTTACGAACAATTTAAAGTAGGTGGAAATTCATGA
- the dapB gene encoding 4-hydroxy-tetrahydrodipicolinate reductase, with the protein MKILLIGYGAMNQRVARLAEEKNHEIVGVIVRNSEKHYPYPTFEHISEATEADVAIDFSNPELLLPLLEEDFNLPVVIATTGEKEQIIDKLKALSTDMPVFFSANMSYGVHALTKILEAAVPLLQDFDIELTEAHHNKKVDAPSGTLVKLYDVIESLRETTTPVYDRHETTEKRTQDEIGIHSIRGGTIVGEHDVLFAGTDETIEITHRAQSKDIFANGAISAAEKLVQNKNGYYTFDNL; encoded by the coding sequence ATGAAGATTTTATTAATTGGATATGGTGCTATGAATCAACGCGTAGCAAGGTTAGCAGAAGAGAAAAATCACGAAATCGTTGGGGTTATTGTGAGAAACAGTGAAAAGCACTATCCCTACCCTACTTTTGAACATATTTCAGAGGCTACAGAAGCGGATGTTGCTATTGACTTTTCAAATCCTGAACTACTCTTACCATTATTAGAAGAAGACTTTAATTTACCAGTTGTCATTGCTACAACGGGTGAGAAAGAACAAATCATAGATAAATTAAAAGCGTTGAGTACAGATATGCCAGTGTTTTTCAGTGCGAATATGAGTTATGGTGTACATGCACTTACAAAAATCTTAGAAGCAGCTGTACCGCTCTTGCAAGATTTTGATATTGAACTTACAGAAGCACATCATAATAAAAAAGTTGATGCACCGAGTGGTACATTAGTGAAATTATATGATGTTATTGAGTCTTTACGTGAGACTACAACGCCTGTATATGATAGACATGAAACGACTGAAAAACGTACCCAAGATGAAATAGGTATTCATTCTATTCGTGGCGGCACGATTGTTGGAGAACATGATGTGCTTTTTGCAGGTACGGATGAAACAATTGAAATTACACACCGCGCACAATCTAAAGATATATTTGCCAACGGTGCGATTAGCGCAGCAGAAAAACTAGTTCAAAATAAAAATGGTTATTATACATTTGATAACTTATAA